The Acropora muricata isolate sample 2 chromosome 4, ASM3666990v1, whole genome shotgun sequence genome contains the following window.
caaacatactaatctttaacaagcctttatcattgtggagagttgtaaagcaggtttagaagacaggctaaacgccaagaaagctcaagaaactttgtaaAAGTCACGATAAACGaagtgccacgatgcttggaacttggtaaccaaGCTAGCTACTATGTTGGTTCGgttctggggcccgtttctcgaaagtcccgaaaacttttcgggcccgaaaagctattcTTAAAGCTTCAAcgtgcttattctgtaaagctagtCTTTTCATATGTCGTAAAGGGcataaaaagtaaaataattacaaagttttgtgcctcgagacgccttcgttttgaagatacaaagagaattatgtcacccgaaatgcgcccgaaaagttccgggactttcgagaaacgggcgccaggtaggtaatatctggcacggtaaaaagcctggttaccaagttgcgaatggtcgaagcaagaaatgtggctttcgtcaagcggacttgccactttgtaggcaacaaatgtcagttctttattgcacaattgtgctagtgtgtatctacaacattcagcctaaTGTTAGGGGATAAtccttaaagcattttaacttgaactgcccaagttgatcagggaaaagacaccgtaacttgtactgtgtaaaagtggatgtttgttgccatatgagacaattattatgctaatttgtcctgaactttttttggtCTCggcttttgacccatgtataagtcgagggcgattttttggacagatttttaggctgtaaaaggtcgacttatacacgggtaaatacagtaTGTTCTTCACAGATGAAATGAAGGTCTTGAGGTCTGAACTCGATGTTGTGCCTCCCAGTAGTCTCTCATCATCTTTCCACATGCAGCCTCTATTGTTTTATCTGCATTTAAGGCAGTTTCATTGCAGCTTGTAAGGAAATCCATCATGGTTGCACCCTCTAGATTCTGTTCATTAGATTGGTTTCCAACTAGTTTATTGAAAGAGGTTATCAATGTCCTGCTGCCTTCTATTACCTCTatagtaaataattattgttcacaAGAGTCAGGAGAGTTCCTGACATCCCTAAAGCATGGTCTTGTTACAACTTTACCAAGAAAATGGGATTTTTATATGGGACTTTGTGTCCTGTAGACCACACCCTCAACTTTTCATCATTTGTTACTAAAGTTGTAAagttaataaataaaaactctgaTCTTGACCATAAAGTACTGAAAAAGCTATCATCCCATCAGTAACCTTCTGTTTCTTGGTAAGGTGATTTCAAGAGCACATTGTTACAATGTAGCTGACAAACACTATCTGGCCATTAATGATAAGTATGCTACAACCCAGTCTGCATACTGTGTGAACCACAGCACCACACTGCGTGTCTCTGATGACCTCAGCTTGGCCCTAATGACAATCATGATGAGGTCATTCTTGTACTGCTTGACTTATCACCTGTGTTTGACACCATTGACCAAGGTAACCTTATTACGAGATTATGTACCTATTTTGGTCTGGGCAGTTCTGCCCTCACTTGGTTCGAATCCTATCTATAGTCCACCTAACTAACAGGCATAACTAGGCATTACTCTTTAAGTGTATTGGAAATATTTGTCAGTATCTCGATCAACCTGCCTCAGAAAAGCTGATTCATGCTTTTGTGTCCTCTGTATATAGGTCTAATACAACAGTCTCCTGTATGGTCTTCTCTATAAAGAAATCTCAAAACTTCAACATGACTGTTCAGAACTCAGCCGCTTGTTTGGTCACAAAAACCAGGAGAAGGGATCACGTCATGTCAATTCTTCATAAACTTCACTGGCTGCCTATATATAAccgttcgctctgacgaagggctaacgctcgaaacgtcagctttctaaatctttcgcggtggtaattcaacctttatcaactcgtttgataaaaccaaatttttatatGTAACCGTATTACTTGTCTGGTATCAAAGTATTTGAGCGATTTAATAACTTTGTAGGTGCCTTTGCTCCAACACCAATGACTCTTTGTGACTGTACAGACCAGTATTTAGAACTAAGAATTATAGTGGTCACGCTTTTCGTCCTGCGAGCTGACGCTCTGCAATAATCTTCCGCTGGACGTGACTCAGATGTGCTTCATATCTCTTGAAGcattattttaaaatcaaactttaataaaatctttttctttaattctgATGTTTGATGAATTTATATCAACTTTTATTTGCTAACTAACGCTTTCTCAAATTTAAGTATTGGAAGGGTATAGAGATTTTTATGTAAAGCacttaaaatgaatttctaTTAATTATTTCCATAAACAACGACAAAAAGGTAATCTAAGACAAGATTATATACATCGTTTTATAAAAGTGGAAACTTACGCATAGGCCCACTGTAAAACATCTTTTGGTTGAGTACGAATAGCTGCCTTCGTAAACTGTTTAAGGACATCAGGCAATTCCGGTGGAATGTTTATTTGCTGTGAGCAGTAAATCGGTTCTTCGGGCTGGGGCATAACTGATCGAAGTTTAGGCAactcaaaatggcggctgcatCGTTACTATGACGACAACAAGCAATAAACCCAGCATGCTTTGCTAAAATTTTCCAAATGGCGGTCGATCATGGAAAAATACATGTTTCACAAGACGAGTTTGATGTGGCTTCAAAATGGAACTGAACGTTCCTTCTGGCGATCATGAGACTGAAAGCAACCTCACCACAGCAAGGTCTGTGAGTGATGCTGAAGACGAAGGGGTCAGCCGTAATTCAAGTATGTATAATTATTTTGGCTGCATGATACATTAGTTATTTTGGTCGGAGCTagagataaagaaaaaagggaaagaagaaAAGTGGCCCCCAAAGATCAGCGACAGGTAGTTTTGATTCCTTGCACAGTGGACCTGAGCCTCTGGGAGTCTCCTCTTCTCAGACTCTGGAACCGGGGAGGGGGAGATCTTGGCTTTCCCTTGAGGTTGGGAGATAAAAAACTCATAGAATCATAGCCCTTTAAACTCATTAGATTTGAATTTTATCTCAGTacatatttgcataatgcacCCATCAGTGTTAGGCCCCAGGGTGGGGGTGGCGGGGCAGTCAGATCAAcgagaatttgacattttcacgaGAGCCAGAATCCAATTCCCCACCCCAAGGCAGCAAGtaaatgtcaaattcccctcCCCCAGTAACGTTTTTTGCCTGAAACAagtttgaataataattattagtgttattTAATCTCATTTTATCATGTTCTTGGAAGACTAACATTTCTGCATTGTCAattttaaatgtaatttaaatgGTGGACAGAAGAGCAGACATAATATCCAGGTTTACAAATTTGGATATCCTCTGGGCCCCTCCTTGAATaatttgggggtccattgcAAAGTTTTTTAGTccagctaattaatattcaacgcaaataattaatatttgatATGAGGCCCTTTCCCTCGCACAGGTTGAGGAACGctgagaaacatgcaaattacTCACTAGCTACAGATTctatgttacataatttttttcttttaactatTCTTAAATTTCTTTAGACATGTTATTTTTAACTGAAATGACACTAGATCTGAAAAATTCGCATCATTTGCAAAACGGGCAAGTTACAAGCGACCGAGAAGATCACACTTACGTGCCAGGAATTAATAAACAGGGTCGCACGAAACCAAAATATTTTACATACTTCGCCGTTGTGCTCTCTGTGATTTCACTCACGATAAACAAACCATTGTTTGAAATTCGCTTagaaagcatgcaacaaaatCAACTTTGACTGAAATGTTAAGTTATCATATTTGGCAGATGGAAAGTGTCTCCGATTGTCTCACCTAAAAAAATCTCAGATAACATCACACAACATGTGGAAATTCAAATATAACTAACTTAAAGCACAAGCGACTAAAGAAAGTGATAAGAAAATGACTTTTCAGCTTTAATCTGAAAAGTCAGAGCAAAATGGGCCATGGAGAGTCAATCacttgataaaaattgttttcacgatacacaaatttgcatattgtgtGATGCTATAGTTTTTCCTGgtgtttgtaatttttttttttttttttttttattagctttgccctgaagaaataaagaaaaaaaaataaattgaagatatacaaatactgaaataaaagCTAACAACATACCAATAATAACTTAAATTgggcagggacaccgcaacagctagagccaattactgcggacccacaaaataaaaatttgcataaacattctttttttaaataaaacattcttttttttaaacattctttttttttctgcatccAATTAATATTGGACCCTttgttcaatattctctgcgtccgACAGAAAAACGAGTGCATCCTAGCACACAATTACGCACTCTGGATATATCTGTGGAAAAGTATGGTCAaattataacaatattattattatttttgttgctcACGGTATTGCACAAGAACCTAAATAAAAAACggtgaaaaataataattagcaTTTGTTTCAAATATCAAGCATCAAGCATGCTCATGACTATGCAATCATGCATtcttgaaaaggaaaagaaccAGAGACACTTGTACTTGTAACCACATGACTTAAAactaaaagaagtgtttggTCTGTGTGTAGTATTTAAAGGACAATGAAATAGACTCCCTCACCTTTCATTTTCTTATAGTTGGGTGGGAAAAGCAGAATGATCAAGATATCTGCCAACGGTGGCAGAGATACATTTCCAGGTTCTTTTGGCCACACAGCAGTAGTCACATGTATCTGTCATACCTAAAGTATTATTTTTATGGTCACACATGCGTGCCAGTTGATCTATAAAAACAGCATTAGACCTTCATGAAGGGTTAAATGTGTCTTTTACAATGGGGAATAACCGCTTGTATTTTAATTAGTATCCTGTTTATATGCAATTTGCGTTGACTGAAAATAATTCATCGCCAAGTATTTTCCTGTATTGAGCTTCTCATGCTTCCACAGGTTCCACGATCTGCCACTTAAAAATTGTAAGTAAtgacaatgtattttgaaatgTTAGGAGGACAGAGAAATACTATTCCAGAGATCATCCACATTCCATCAGCTTCAGAAAGGAAGCCTGGAATAACTGCAAGACATCGTAAATATTCATCTTCAGAGGAATCTGATGATTATGAAAATACAGAAGATGTTAATGGTAAGTGTGCTGTCTCACAGCTATTGAATACTAAGGGGTGTTTTTGGTACAGTATGTGAGGGAGCAACAATATTATTAGCTGCTCCTTAAAGCAAATGAAAGTGTTCAGACAAGAATGGCCTGGTGGAAATTACTGAATTGACCACACTCTGTTATTTTCTCACATATTGAACTTAAGACAAAGTAATAAATGGCAGTGTCACAATcacagagatgccaacctcttgAGATCTAGAATGTGGAGATCATTCTTTAAAAACACCCTGGTTTCAAACtaccccacccacccccccccccaaccaaGAAAAAGGAGATGAGACAACCTCCCCTTCAAATCGACCTCCTTGCCGCCAAATCAACATAGGGCTTGCAATGTTCACCTTAACCTCACAGTGGGAAAAAAGGGAGAAGATTTCCCAAGTCTTCCGAAGACTTCCTAAGTTGACCCAAAGTTGAACTGAAGTCTTCCGAAGATTTTCAAATGTTGGCCCAGAgaattaggaaggtttctaAAGTTCACTgaagtattctgaagacaatTTATCGATTTTTGATCAGTCTGTTATATGGCTGTGAAAACGAAGAAACCAattttgtttagtttccttcaacatgtggttttgtggttaaaagattgtttaaccttaaaaaaaatgcctcaagaaaTGGCAGggtgagtttaaaaaaaaaaccataaccagggctgcaaataatttccggGCTGGCGCCGGTCAAAATTGTCCAGTCAAACTTATTTTtcctcggacatatcccatttttggccggaggaacattgataataataacattgaaccttcaaatatttaaaccttgaaactctaaattttttcctttccaGCTTAACGACTGGACAAAATTAATTGTCtggccatctaaggatttgacggGACAAAACCTATTattttttgaccggacattgtccgttgaccggcagTTATTTACAGCCCTGATATTGTTTTGATTGGGGTATATTCGAAGACAGGAGGTTAGCTTGcagtggtgcaaaggttcaaagtcaCCTTTATCCGGGAGATAATTTTGGTTACCCATACGGGAGACTGGCTAATATCTTGCCATGTTAATCGGCACAGACACTACAATATCCTTCAGTAAAAGAAATCACTTCTGACATCTCTAATCATTAGTAATATCTacacaaaatgaaatttaaaaaccTTACAAGTATTTCACTCTACAGTGTATATTTAAAAATCAATGGTAACAATGAGTGAGAATCAGatcattaaaatttaatttagttaCTGATTCAAGGTCCATGTTCAACACTTTTCAGTCACTCAGAATTGTAAGGTTTCTCCTAACATGAATAACTGCTCTTTAAATCTCATCATTTTCTGCCATCGCAAAGGCTTTAATAATGAAATGCTTGTGCCTGATGTTTGACTCTAGCCATATTGTCTTCTCTAATACAAAATTGCTCCCTCTTGTTGACAAGTTTAGGAAAGcccaaaaaataattatgtaagTTTATGTAATCAATAATCATTGCTTCCCATGACTCATCTTCTGGGGTTTGCCACGTGTGAAGATCATTGCCACACTTTTTCATGAACCACAGATGGGCTTCCTCTTTATTCTGTGATTGGCCGCAGGCCAGGGCTCTCACAACTGCACCATCCCCTGCACCCTGAAGTGCAGACACTACATTTGGTAACAAATGATAATATATCATATTACATTTTTTGACCACATAATCCTTCATAACTATGCCAAATGTGGACtgatttccacaattttttcttattttgtttagGACAAGGTTCTCTTTCATATATTGGTATAATACATTTCCTGCTTGTTACCATGTAGTTTTAAAGAAAAAGCTTGTAACAATTCAAATCAGAATAGGGTACACTTGATTGTGAAACAGCCATAAAAGCTTTGGCCTCCAGCATCTTACTATTTAAAACCCATAACCTTTTCTCTTTGCACAGGCTTGGCACCACCTGAAGTTCTCCTTAAAAGCTACAGACGACGAGCGAGGGAATTTACAAGTATGGGGGATGAAAGAGCTGTGAGTGATTGTATACGTTGCGTGGCCTTAAGCAGAATATTGCATGGTGACAATCACTGGAAATTGGCCAAAGCACATTCCAAGCTTTCTCAAGCTTACCTTGAACAGGGAGGTCAGTATAATGTAGTTCTAAATGCTCAAAATGTTGCTTATGAAACTATTTATATTTGAATTATTCTGATTAGCCCCCATGTTTAATCAGAAACAATATGCTGTCTTCTGTCAAATACATAGGTATGGCCCAACAAGCTCTCCTTCATGCTGAAAATGCTCGCAATGTCCTGCTTGCAGCAGACACAGCCAAACAGCAGGGGCGTCAGGTTTATGACAGATCTGATGTACTGCCCATTATGGAGTTGATTTATCTTGTGATGGGAAAAGCTCAGCTAGCTTTGAAAAAGTACGTGCTttggttataataataatcaactttatttatagagggtaacacacaacagtaatcaCTGACAAACTAGTGGCCCCTGGTTGATTGTCATATGAAGCCTAATATCTCATATTTGTTACTATTCAAATGCTTCTTTAATAACCGTTATTGCTTCACAGCACTCACAAAGCTGAACAAAACCTTAAAAAAGCAGAGATACTATCACAAGAAAGGGAAGGCAGGGGATATAGCCACCAAGTCATGCAAAGAAGACTTGAAATATCAATGTCACTTGGGCGTGCTTGTTTAAGGGCCAACAAGAGTGGACATGCACTAGAGGCTTTTGAGAAGGTGACATTCTGTAATATAATTATGATGACTTTCCTTAAACAATAAGAGGTTAAGAGTTAGTAGGGCTTCATGAAAGTTGTGCACTCACCACTCCATGCATGGTACAAACTCTGCTCAATGTGAGTATACAACAATCCAAGCATGAATGCCACAGTGAATTAATGTGATTACTGTACATCTTGCAGAAAAGAATGGAGCTGGGATTTCCTTATGAAAGCTGTTCGACTGCTGTCTATGCACAGGCCTTAACACAATAATAATCACTTATgttaaatttattaaatttgatGTAAAAATCACACCTGTGTTTATTGAGAACCTAACCTTGCATGGTTTCATTTTAATTACTACGTTTTTGTGTTGATTGACTTTTTTTAGGCATTGCAAATTACACAGGCACAGTACGGAGATGACAGTGCAGAGCTGATTCCCATTTATCAATGTTTAGCAAAAGCTGAAAGCAGCCAAGGGAATGCATCAAGTCATGAACGAGCTACTAAAGTTCTTCTTCAGGCGCATGAAATCAGTAGAGCAAGGtgttatattttgtttttcacttcatctgataatacaacaggaaaaatCTCTAATGATACaagaaaaatgtaaaaacaTGTTATACCTGAGAAAACATCCTATTGCCTGAggaattaattaattttgtatttagGAAAGTTTAAATACAAGTTTACTTACGCAACATTGGGGTAGTGGTcttaattaatatttttgttgGTCTGCATCATTCACTTCGACAACTGAGAATTATCGTCTTAAGGAGTTTGTCCAGTCACCTCGACTTATCTTGTCTTTTTCCTGCCCTCACTTTATCCTGCAAAACACTAATACTGCATTTTTATACGATGTATTTTCTGATCACTTTGTTTTCGCAGATATGGAGAAGATTCAATAGAATTTGCAGAGTCCTCATTTGTGGTGGCGACTAGTTACATTAACAGTTTTGACGGTGACGTCAAAGCAAAGAATTGCTTAGAAGATGTGGTCAGGTTAAATATGCAGCACAGGGGCCCTTATCATAGCTCGACTATAAAAGCTCAGGTTTGGAAACGCAAAAATGTTTCAATGTTGCACATATCCCCTTTTTGTTCAATTAAAAGCAATGTGCAAATATCGAAgttaatgataacaatgataatgactGTAATACCgtttaattaagcaatagaaaacgttttccgtgcaCCGGGAAAaggttttctattgcttttataaaataacttcttcTAAAATGTGCAatgcgggaaaagatgaaaaattcatttaacttatcaaaacgtatcttcctacaacattgatttgacaaaggatttctcaactgaccaaccAAAACTTACATTTGGCGTGTTTACAagtcgtgtatctttacgtcgaccaaccatgtttacatactctcatgcaaacacgcctctcggccaatcagagcgcgtgtacgatcttagttattttataaaataacaatGTAATGTTATAGcctcattttcctttttttgtcatGCGCATTAGCGATTGGCTAATATTGAAATTCTTTTACGTGTTTCTATTTCGCGTACATTTTTTGATGGCGTGTGCAATTATTTGTTGGGGAGAAAAAGTTTTGTTTAAGTGGaattttttggagaaaaaacaCGAAgggaatttttcatttccgtTTTATAATTATTACGTGATATTTGGCTGGAACATTTGCGAACATGAGATATTTATGGTGCGCAAATTCCCAAGGGTCCAAAAGTTTCAttcgaaaacaacgaaaaagaCTGGCATAACTAGACCACACTGCAAGGCATTCAATCAAAGGGGCATAATGTACACCCATCGGTAACCTAAATATAAACAAATTATACGTAACGCATTTCTTTCCACAAGGCATAACCCTAATAGTAAAAATGTAGGTTAAAGTTATAAAACCACATCTCATTAACGCAGATTTAATGGAAGAAAGCTCCATTTGAACAGAAAGAGCAGCAATAATAAAGGAGCAAACACCATAGAACACCAGCTGTGACGAGCAACATTTAATTTAGATGGACGTAAAGTTCTATGAGGCGTATATATGGCCTAATAATCTCTGTGATGTAGGTAAGGGCGGCACAGTAAAGGGCTTTTTCAATGTGATGACTGCGATTTTGAAAGTGGTCCTTTGACTTGTTCGACAGTGAAACTCAATAATCAGAGGCGTAACGTT
Protein-coding sequences here:
- the LOC136914465 gene encoding tetratricopeptide repeat protein 23-like, translating into MELNVPSGDHETESNLTTARSVSDAEDEGVSRNSRGQRNTIPEIIHIPSASERKPGITARHRKYSSSEESDDYENTEDVNGLAPPEVLLKSYRRRAREFTSMGDERAVSDCIRCVALSRILHGDNHWKLAKAHSKLSQAYLEQGGMAQQALLHAENARNVLLAADTAKQQGRQVYDRSDVLPIMELIYLVMGKAQLALKNTHKAEQNLKKAEILSQEREGRGYSHQVMQRRLEISMSLGRACLRANKSGHALEAFEKALQITQAQYGDDSAELIPIYQCLAKAESSQGNASSHERATKVLLQAHEISRARYGEDSIEFAESSFVVATSYINSFDGDVKAKNCLEDVVRLNMQHRGPYHSSTIKAQDELSRLLVRGGFLEEAVSLQKSVADAKVVLYGDPSQEAADCYQMLGSIRLKQGRLQQALKWLTKGYNMLTVTLGTSHKRTKQMGDVISRVKKSPDAQRFLNSEEKLKKRPRFTQVVGRAKPLGYSATPTGE